TAGGCCGTCCAGCCGGTGCCGGGCGCGCCGCCGTCCACAAAGAAGGACGACAGCATGATGATGGACGCCGGCAGGTACAGCCAGTAGGACAGCATGTTCAACAGCGGGAACGCCATATCCCGGGCGCCGATCTGCAGCGGGATGAGGAAGTTGGCGAAACCGCCCACCAACGCTGTGGTGAATACGAAGAACACCATGATGGTCCCGTGCATGGTCACCAGGGAGTAGTAGATGTCGGGACGCATGATGCCGTTGGGAAAGGCGTTGGGCATCAAGGCACCCAGGATGGGCCACGCCCTGCCCGGCCAAGCCAGCTGCAGGCGAATGAGCAGGGCAAGGGTGCCCCCGATGATGCCCATGAACAAGGAAGTGAAAAGGAACTGAATGCCGATGGTCTTATGATCAAAGCTGAAAATGTATTTTCGGATGAAGCTTTCTTCGTGGTGCACCGCCTCGTGGGCCTGAGCCACACCGGCCACCGCAGTACTCATTTTCGTCCTCCCCCCTCACGCCGGTCTTATTCGCCGGCGGACTCGCCGGATTCGCCGGCCTCCACTGCTTCGCCGGCAGCCTCACCGGATTCACCGTCGGCCTCGCCGGCGTACAGGTCAGCCAGCCACTGGTCGAATTCGTCCTGCGGCATCACCTTCAAGTCGCCCCGCATGGCGAAGTGGCCGACGCCGCACAATTCAGCACAGGCTATTTCCATATCGCCGACGCGGGTGGGTTGGAAGGTGACCTCGATGGTCCGGCCGGGCACCGCGTCTTGCTTGATGCGAAATTCCGGAACAAAGAAGCTGTGGAGCACTTCCTTGGAGCGCAGCAGGATCCGGACCGGCCGGTCCACCGGCAGCCGCAGCTCGTTGAGGAGTACGACGTCATCCAAGCCGTTGGGGTCTTCCGGCACCACGCCGACGGGATTATCTCTGCTGATAAGTCCGGGATCGGTGCGGCCGAAGGCGCCGTCAGGACCGGGGTAGCGGATGCGCCATGCGAACTGCTCCGCCGTTACCTCTACGGTCAACGCGTCGTCGGGTACGGGAGCGTGCATCTCCGCCCAAACCACGCCGGCGAAGATGGTCATACCCAGCAGGACAACGGCCGGGATGACGGTCCAGGTGATCTCCAGGCGGGGATTGTCGTGCCAGTGAATGGCCTTTTCCCGCCTGCCCGACTGCCAGGCAAAGAACCCAAGAGCCGCCTGGACAAGAACAAACACGATGGCCATGAGGGTCAGCAGGATCCTGAAGACGGCGTCAACCCGCTCACCGTGCGCCGCCGCCAGTTCGGGCATCCACCACCGCTGGCCGGCGTAGATGGAAAAGGCAACGCCGCCGATGACAACGGCCCATAAGGCCAGCAGAATCCCAAAACCCTGGGCGCGGCCTCGATCTTGCATGTCGTCTTGCATGCTGGAAGCTAACCTCCCCCAGGTGCCGTGGCCTTCCACCTTTAGTCTATTTATTGGCCGGTGGACGGCCCACCTTCAAAGTTACAACTAAGGTCCCCGGGAAACAACCCCATAGGGGTTCCGAAAGCCGCCAACAACGGCCAGGGGCAGGATGATTTGGGCCGGATGCGCAGAAGTAGCAAAGGCGCTAAGATTTCCGACGGGGTGATTTCCATTAAGTACAAGGACCAGTGGGATTTGGACGTGTTCTTTCCCGGCGGCAGTGGCTCCCCCGCCTTCCAGGCCTTCTTGGAGGAATTGACCAAGGAACTGGATGGGCTGGAAGACCGGCTGGCAGCCCTGGGCCGGGGCCACGGGACGGCCCCGGCGGCCGGCCAGGCCGGCGACGGCGACGAGACTTCTCTAGCTCTCGACCCTGAAACTTTCAATGCCGTCGTCACCCAGGCCCAGCACTGCATCCAGCGCCTGGTGCAGGCCGCTGCCTTCGTCCACTGCTTGACGGCCCAGGACACCACCGACGAGGCCGCCCGGCTGCTGGAAGGCCGTATCGCCCAACTGCGGGCCCGCCTGCGGACGAGCCTGAACCGCCTGGACGACCACCTGCGGCAGGTGCCCGACGCCCAGTGGACCCGGCTGCTGGCCACGGCGGGGCTGGAGGAACTGGCCTTCCCCCTGGAGGAGCGGCGCCGCCTGGCGGCCGACAAAATGCCCGCCGCCATGGAGACCCTGGCGGAAGACCTGGCCGTCGACGGCTACCACGGCTGGTCCCACTTGTACAACACCATCGTCGGCCGCATCACCATCCCGTGGGAAGAAGAAGGCACCACCGTCCACCTGTCGGTGGGGCAGGCCGCCAACCGCCTCAAAAGCCCCCACCGGGACACCCGGGCCCGGCTGTTCAGTGCCTGGCAAAAGGCTTGGGACGAGCAGGCCGAGGTCATCGCCGCCTGCCTGAACCACCTGGCGGGCTATCGTCTACAGCTATACAAGCATCGGGGCTGGCAGGACGTGCTGCAGGAACCCCTGGCCGCCAACCGCATGTCGAAAGAAACCTTGTCGGCCATGTGGGTCGCCGTCCAAGAAGCCCAGGAACACCTGACCAAGTACCTGCAGCGCAAGGCCCAGCTTCTGGGGCTGCCGGCCCTGGCCTGGTTCGATGTGGGCGCCCCCCTGGACACCGGCTTCCGCCAGGTGGAATACGATGTCGGCGCCCAATTCATCGTGGATCACCTGCGCCGCTTCAGCCCCGACCTGGCCGCCTTTGCCGAAACCGCCCTGCAGGAAGGATGGGTGGAGGCCGAAGACCGGCCCGGCAAGCGGCCCGGCGGCTTTTGCACCTACTTCCCCCTCCAGGGCCAGTCCCGCATCTTCATGACCTACGGCGGCACGCCCGTCAACGTGACCACCCTGGCCCACGAACTGGGCCACGCCTACCACAACCACGCCGTGCGGGACCTGCCCATCCTGCTCCAGGACTTCCCCGCCAGCCTGGCGGAGACCGCCTCCACCTTCGCCGAACTCATCGTCAGCGACGCCGCCATCGCCAACGCCGCCGACGACGGGGAAAGACTGGCCCTGCTGGATCACCGGCTGCAGAACCACGTGGCCTACTTCATGGACATCCACGCCCGCTATAACTTCGAACTGGAATTCTACCGGGCCCGGCAGGAAGGGCCGGTGCCGGCGGCCCGGCTCCACAGCATGATGGAGGAGGCCCAGAAGGCTGCCTTCCGGGATGCCCTCAGCCAATACGAGCCCCAATTCTGGGCGTCCAAGCTGCACTTTTACATAACGGGGCTGCCTTTTTACAACTTCCCCTACACCTTCGGCCACCTGTTCTCCCTGGGGATCTACCGCCGTGCCCTCGAGGCCGGCAGCGGCTTCGCCCGCCGGTACGAGGAACTGCTGCGGGATACGGGCCGCATGACGGTGGAAGAACTGGCCCAGCGCCATCTGGACGTAGACTTGACCCGACCCGACTTCTGGCGGGAGGCGGCCCGGTCGGCCGTGGCCGACGTGGATGCCTTCCTTAAATTAAGCGCCTCCCAATAAGCGGCCCGCAACAACCGCGCCGGGCCCAGGGGGCCCCGCCCGCCCGTGGGGTCCGGGAACCCCCAGGCCTTCCCTGCGTCTATAGGTCAGAGGGCAATTGTCCTGACCTGTTTTGGAGGTGATATGCATGGGTAGGCCAGGACGAGTATTGGTCCTGGTACTCCTTTGCCTGCTGCTGGCCGCCTGCGGCACCCAGGGCGGCCCAGGCACGCCCGCCGATGACAACGGCAACGACAACGGTGATCCGGCGGACTTGGCGGCCGACGAGGCGGTAGTCCGCGAAGTGGTAGAATCCTTCGGCAGCCGGCTGCAGCAGGTGTCCCTGCTGGCCCCCGAGGACGATGTGGCGGAGGCCATGGAGGAACATTACGGCCCCTACGTCACCGAAGAACTGCTGGCCTTCTGGCAGGCCGATCCGTCTTCTGCGCCGGGCCGTGAGGTTTCCAGCCCCTGGCCCGACCGCATTGAGATCGACTCGGTACAACGCCTCGGCGAGGATTCCTACCGGGTGGAAGGCCGGATTATCGAGGTCACCAGCGAAGAGCAGGGGACCGATGAGGCGGCCGCCGTCCGGCCCATCAGCCTCTTGGTCGGCCGTTACGACGGAGACTGGTTGATCGAATCCGTCACCCTGGGCGAAGTGGAGCCTGTCGACGAGGGAAAAGCTGATGCAGCAGCGGGTGGCGAGGCGGAGGCGGTAATCTACCGCAATGACACCTACGGCTTTCGCCTGACCCTCCCTTCCACCTGGGAAGGCTTCACCGTGGTGGAAGAGGACTGGGAGGGCCGTGATTTGGCCGACCCGTCCCAGGACGGGGCGGAGCCGGGCGAAGTCGTAGAACGGGGGCCGCTGCTGCGTATCCGTCATCCCCTGTGGACTGAGGACCGAATCCGCCAAGACATCCCCATCATGGTCTTCACCGTGTCCCAGTGGGAAGCCGTAGAGGAGGCTGCCGTCAGTGTTGGGGCAGCCCCCATCGGACCCATGGAGTTGGGTCGCAACGAGCGCTATGTGTTTGCCCTGCCGGCCCGGTACAATTTCGAATTCCCCGAAGGCTACGAAGAAGTGGAACAAATCCTGGCATCGGATCCCCTGGAGCCGCTGCCCGTGGAAGCACAGTAACCCCATCCACCGGACATTAAGCCCGGCATCTGGGCTTATCACCGGGCCTAAGCCGGCTCTACAACCGGCTTAGCCCAGCAACTGGGCTTATTCCGGCCGATTTCGGCCGGATCCGCCCCAGGAGCAGGAAATAAGCCCACCTAGTGGGCTTGACCTGCCCCGACGGGCCGCCGATTCAGGCGATAAGCCCAATGGCTGGGCATAGACCACCGATAATTGCCCATTTCAATTAAAAAGAAGGAAGAGAACCGCCCCAGGGCGGTTCTCTCCTTGTTAAATGCCTCTGCCGTTGGTTGGGCGGTGGTCGTCAGGCGCCGGCGCCCACCTTCTCCATCAGCTTCTTCCGCCGGACGTCGAAGCGGTCGGCATCCATCACCTTGACCCAGGCCTTGACGAAGTCGCGGACGAACTTCTCCTGGTTGTCGTCCTGGGCGTACACTTCGGCGATGGCCCGCAGCTCCGAGTTGGCGCCGAAGATCAGGTCCACCCGGGTGGCCGTGTACTTCACCTCGCCCGTCTGCCGGTCGCGGCCCTCGTAGAGGTTGTAGTCCACGGGTTTCCACTCGGTGCCCATGTCCAGCAGGTTGACGAAGAAGTCGTTGGTGAGGACGCCCACCCGGTCGGTGAAGACGCCGTGCTTGGTGCCGCCGTAGTTGGCCCCCAGGGCCCGCATGCCGCCGATGAGCACCGTCATTTCCGGCGCCGTCAGGTTCAGCAGCTGGGCCTTGTCGATGAGCAGTTCCTCAGGCGACACAGTGTACTGCTGCTTCAGGTAATTGCGGAAGCCGTCGGCGATGGGCTCCAGCACCTGGAAGCTTTCCTCATCGGTTTGCTCCTGGGTGGCATCGCCCCGGCCCGGAGTGAAGGGCACCTTGATGTCGAAGCCGGCGTCCCGGGCAGCCTTCTCCACCGCCGCCGTGCCGCCCAGGACGATAAGGTCGGCCATGCTGATGGGCTTGGACTGCCGGTCCTGGATGGTCTCCAGCACCTGGAGGACCTTGGCCAGCTTCTCGGGCTCGTTGACCTCCCAATCCTTCTGGGGAGCCAGGCGGATGCGGGCGCCGTTGGCACCGCCCCGCTTGTCGGAGTCCCGGTAGGTGCTGGCCGCCGCCCAGGCGGTCATGACCAGTTCGGTCACCGTCAGCCCGGAGTTCAAAATCTCGGCCTTGAGCTGCTCGATTTCCTCGTCGGTCAGTTGGTAGTCAACGGCGGGGACGGGATCCTGCCAGATGAAGTCCTCCTCGGGCACCTCGGGGCCCAGGTACCTGGCCTTGGGACCCATATCCCGGTGGGTCAGCTTGAACCACGCCCGGGCGAAGGCCTCGGCGAACTCGTCGGGATTCTCCCAGAAGCGCCGGGCGATCTTCTCGTAGATGGGATCGTGGCGCAGGGCCATGTCCGCAGTGGTCATCATGGTGGGCACCTTAATGGAAGGATCTTCTACGTCAGGGGCCATATGCTCGTCGGCGGGATCCACCACCATCCACTGCCACGCCCCCGCCGGGCTCTTGGTGAGCCACCACTCGTAGCCGAACAGCATCTCGAAGTAGGAATGGTCCCACGTGGTGGGGGTCGGGGTCCAGGCGCCTTCCAGGCCACTGCCGATGGTGTCCCGGCCCTTGCCCTTGCCGTAGGTGCTGACCCAGCCGATGCCCATGTTTTCAATGGGCGCCGCCTCGGGATTGGGGCCCACATGCTTGGCGTCGCCGGCGCCGTGGGTCTTGCCGAAGGTGTGTCCGCCGGCGATGAGGGCCACGGTTTCCTCGTCGTTCATGCCCATGCGGGCGAAGGTCTCCCGGATCTCCTTGGCGCTGGCGACGGGGTCGGGCTTGCCGCCGGGGCCTTCGGGGTTGACGTAGATGAGGCCCATCTGGGTGGCCGCCAGGGGCTTCTCCAACTCCCGGTCGCCGGTGTGGCGCTCATCGGCCAGCCATTCCGTCTCCTGGCCCCAGTAGATGTCTTCTTCGGGATGCCAGATGTCTTCCCGGCCGCCGCCGAAGCCGATGAGCTTGACGCCCATGGACTCCATGGCCACGTTGCCGGCCAGGATCATCAGGTCCGCCCAGGAAATCTTGTTGCCGTACTTCTTCTTGATGGGCCAGAGCAGGCGCCGGGCCCTGTCCAGAAGGACGTTGTCCGGCCAGCTGTTGAGGGGAGCGAACCGCTGGTTGCCGGTGCCGCCGCCGCCCCGGCCGTCGCCGGCCCGGTAGGTGCCCGCAGCATGCCAGGCCATGCGGATCATCAGGGGGCCGTAGTGGCCGTAGTCGGCGGGCCACCAGTCCTGGCTGTCGGTCATCAGCTTGCGCAGGTCTTCCTTGAGGGCGTAATAATCCAGCTTGAGAAACTCTTCGCCGTAGTCGAAATCCTCATCCATGGGATTGGACTTGCGGTCGTGCTGGCGCAGGAGGTTGAGGTTCAACCGGTTGGGCCACCAGTGCTTATTGGTGGTGCCTTTCCCGAGGGTGCTGCCGTGGACGGCAGGCGTCTGGCCGTTGGTGGGGTTATCCATGGCATCCATACGGTGATTCTTCCCTCCAAAACTTAATTAGTAATTGGTCTCACCTTGACAGTATAGCAAAGAACCTTGACCCGGTCCCTACCCTGCGGGCGGTTGGAAGGTCATTCCGACGGCAACGTAAACCGGTTCTCAATGATCAGTTGGTCCTCCGTCACCTGGGACGCCACCACGGCCATCCCCTGGCTCAGCCCGAAATGATGCAAATATGGCGGACCCTGCCGGCGCCCTCGGCACCGCCTTCCTCGATGATGGGCATAGTCCAATCGGTTAGACCCGCCGCAAGGGAGCCCGCTCCATCACCCTGCCTCCTTCCCGGATAAGTCCCCTTTAAAAACCGAGGGGCGGGAGTTCTCCCCGCCCCTCTGCTATGAATGAATGGATGATTACTGACACTATGACGGAAGTACCCACATATAATTTGTTATGTCGACCGACGGTCAATCCAAGTAATCCTGCAGCTTCTTGCTCCTGTTGGGATGACGCAGCTTCCGCAATGCCTTGGCTTCGATCTGCCGGATGCGCTCCCGGGTGACGCCGAACACCTGGCCCACTTCTTCCAAGGTGCGGGCCCGGCCGTCGTCCAAGCCGAACCGGAGGCGCAGCACCCGCTTCTCCCGCGGGGTCAGGGTATCCAGCACATCCTCCAACTGCTCCCGCAGCAGGGTGTAGGAGGCCACTTCCGCCGGCGCCAGGGCATCCTCGTCCTCGATGAAGTCCCCCAGGTGGCTGTCCTCTTCCTCGCCGATGGGGGTTTCCAAGGAAACGGGCTCCTGGGCGATCTTCAGGATTTCCCGCACCTTGTCGCCGTCGATGCCCATCTGCTCGGCGATCTCCTCCGGCGTGGGCTCCCGGCCCAGCTCCTGCAGCAACTGCCGCTGCACCCGGATGAGCTTGTTGATGGTCTCCACCATGTGGACCGGAATGCGGATGGTCCGGGCCTGGTCGGCGATGGCCCGGGTGATGGCCTGCCGGATCCACCACGTGGCATAGGTGCTGAACTTGAAGCCCTTGCGGTAGTCGAACTTCTCCACCGCTTTGAGCAGGCCCATGTTGCCTTCCTGGATCAGATCCAGGAACAGCATGCCCCGGCCCACGTACCGCTTGGCGATGCTCACCACCAGGCGCAAGTTGGCCTCGGCCAGCCGGCGCCGGGCTTCTTCATCGCCCTGTTCGATCCGCTTGGCCAGTTCCACTTCCTCTTCGGCCGTCAGCAGGGGCACCCGGCCGATTTCCTTCAAGTACATGCGCACCGGATCGTCGATGGAAACCCCTTCGGGCACATCCATGGGCGAGTCGTCTTCGGCTGCCCTCTTGTCCTCGCTCTTCCGGTCGTCGGGCTTGCCGGTGCCGGAAGGAACATCGCCGATGAGATCGATGCCCTGCTCACCGATTTGCTCGTAAAGCTCCTCGATTTGATCCTCGGACAAATCGACCTCTTCCAGCACATCCATGATCTCGTCGTAGGTCAGAGAACCCTGCTGGCGCCCCCGCTCCAGCAGCTCCTTGACTTCGTCCAATTCCAGCAGCTTGTTCGCATCTTTGCTCACCGGCTCACCCCCTTCCTCGGCACTTTCAGCAGCCGTCCTGTGAACAGTACCGTTAAGATTATTCAAGCTATTAAAATTTCCCCCCATTAGTTATTAAGACTCGTTCCTGTTATTCCCCGTCAGGACCGGACTTACCTGTCACCCATCAGTACTGGTTTGATCCGGCCTGTTGTGACTTTTGCCCGGCCTGTAGGACAGGCGGGCCGTCCCTTGGGCCTGCAGTTCACGAAACCGGCGTTCCAATTCCATTGCCAGGCGGATCAACTGGATGGGCACCTCTTGGTCCTGGGCCTCCAAGCGCCGAATTTCGGCGGCGACCCAGTTGTGTTGGTTGTGCAACGCATCCCGTTTCGCCCCGAGGATCAAGTCCCCCAGCACTTCCTCAGGGTCGCCGGGCAGCTGGGGCTCCTGCATCGCCAGGCGGGCCACCAGACGGCGGGCCGCCGGAAGGGTTACACTGTCCAATACGGTGTGACCGACACTTTTCCTTTCTTCCATTTCATCTGGATGGGAGCCGGCGCCCACCGCCGCCAGGGTCCGGGCTATGTCCCGGTATTCGGGCAAGGAAAATTCGTCAGGAGCCATCTCATCCCAAACCCGGACCCCCATCTCGGGATAATGGAGCAAAAGCCGCAGCAACGTCTGCTCTGCTCCGCCGGACTGCTCCAGACGCTCGATCAGGCCCCACTGGGCGGTCCTGCCATTTACAGCGCTATTATTATCCCGGCCATTGCGCGTTTTATGCCCGGCCCGCCCGGCCCGTGCCCCGGCCCCCAGCTTGCGGATTTCATCCCACAACGCCGACGCCGGCAGGCCCAGCTGCTGGGCGAAGGTTTCCACGTAGCCCGACTGGGCCGCGCCCCGGGGCATTTGGGCCAGGAGGGGGGCCACCTCGGCCACGATGCGCACCTTGCCCGCCACCGTGCCCTCGTCGTGCCGCTGCCGGGCCAGGTCGAAGCGCCAGTCCAGCAGGGGCATGGCCTCCTCCAGCATGGCCTGGAAGGCCTCGATGCCGTGCTGGCGGATGAAGCTGTCGGGATCGGCGCCCCCGGGCAGGGCAACCACCCTTACGTCCACATCGCCCAGGGCCGCCAGTTGGTTCAGCCCCCGCAGGGTGGCCGCCTGGCCGGCGCCGTCGGCATCGTAGGCGATGAAAATCTGGCGCCCGTACCGGGCCAGGAGGGCGGCCTGCTCGGGGGACAGGGCCGTCCCCATGGACGCCACGGCGTAGTCGATGCCCCCCTGATGACAGGCGATGGCATCGGTGTAGCCCTCCACCACCAGCACCCGGCCCGTCCGCTGGATGGCGGGCAGGGCCAAGCCTAGACCATATAATGTAGACCGTTTTTTGAACAGGATTGTTTCCGGCGAGTTCACGTACTTGGCCTGGTCGGCCGCCTGCCCCAGCAGCCGGCCGCCGAAGGCGATGACCCTGTCTTGCTGATCGCAGATGGGGAAGATGATCCGGCCGCGGAAGCGGTCGTAGTATCCTTCCCCTTGCCGCCGGGGCAGCACCAGCCCCGCCGCCGCCAGGGCCTCCATGCCGAAGCGGGGGCCCAAGGCGCCGGCCAGAGCCGACCATTCCCCGGGAGCCCAGCCGATGCGGAACCGGCGGGCCGTTTCCGGCGTCATGCCCCGCCCTACCAAGTACCGGCGCGCCGCCTTGGCCTCCGGCCTGCGCAAG
The sequence above is drawn from the Sphingobacteriaceae bacterium genome and encodes:
- the dnaG gene encoding DNA primase, translated to MNLRLEEFKEEVRRRNDIVEVISQDVPLQRRGQNFVGLCPFHQERTPSFNVSPERQMYYCFGCHSGGDVFRYIMEVRRLDFRGALEYLAHRVGLTVPQADLSPQARRLLRQKARLYEVLEAAAQWFEDALRRPEAKAARRYLVGRGMTPETARRFRIGWAPGEWSALAGALGPRFGMEALAAAGLVLPRRQGEGYYDRFRGRIIFPICDQQDRVIAFGGRLLGQAADQAKYVNSPETILFKKRSTLYGLGLALPAIQRTGRVLVVEGYTDAIACHQGGIDYAVASMGTALSPEQAALLARYGRQIFIAYDADGAGQAATLRGLNQLAALGDVDVRVVALPGGADPDSFIRQHGIEAFQAMLEEAMPLLDWRFDLARQRHDEGTVAGKVRIVAEVAPLLAQMPRGAAQSGYVETFAQQLGLPASALWDEIRKLGAGARAGRAGHKTRNGRDNNSAVNGRTAQWGLIERLEQSGGAEQTLLRLLLHYPEMGVRVWDEMAPDEFSLPEYRDIARTLAAVGAGSHPDEMEERKSVGHTVLDSVTLPAARRLVARLAMQEPQLPGDPEEVLGDLILGAKRDALHNQHNWVAAEIRRLEAQDQEVPIQLIRLAMELERRFRELQAQGTARLSYRPGKSHNRPDQTSTDG
- a CDS encoding M3 family oligoendopeptidase, with amino-acid sequence MRRSSKGAKISDGVISIKYKDQWDLDVFFPGGSGSPAFQAFLEELTKELDGLEDRLAALGRGHGTAPAAGQAGDGDETSLALDPETFNAVVTQAQHCIQRLVQAAAFVHCLTAQDTTDEAARLLEGRIAQLRARLRTSLNRLDDHLRQVPDAQWTRLLATAGLEELAFPLEERRRLAADKMPAAMETLAEDLAVDGYHGWSHLYNTIVGRITIPWEEEGTTVHLSVGQAANRLKSPHRDTRARLFSAWQKAWDEQAEVIAACLNHLAGYRLQLYKHRGWQDVLQEPLAANRMSKETLSAMWVAVQEAQEHLTKYLQRKAQLLGLPALAWFDVGAPLDTGFRQVEYDVGAQFIVDHLRRFSPDLAAFAETALQEGWVEAEDRPGKRPGGFCTYFPLQGQSRIFMTYGGTPVNVTTLAHELGHAYHNHAVRDLPILLQDFPASLAETASTFAELIVSDAAIANAADDGERLALLDHRLQNHVAYFMDIHARYNFELEFYRARQEGPVPAARLHSMMEEAQKAAFRDALSQYEPQFWASKLHFYITGLPFYNFPYTFGHLFSLGIYRRALEAGSGFARRYEELLRDTGRMTVEELAQRHLDVDLTRPDFWREAARSAVADVDAFLKLSASQ
- the coxB gene encoding cytochrome c oxidase subunit II — translated: MQDDMQDRGRAQGFGILLALWAVVIGGVAFSIYAGQRWWMPELAAAHGERVDAVFRILLTLMAIVFVLVQAALGFFAWQSGRREKAIHWHDNPRLEITWTVIPAVVLLGMTIFAGVVWAEMHAPVPDDALTVEVTAEQFAWRIRYPGPDGAFGRTDPGLISRDNPVGVVPEDPNGLDDVVLLNELRLPVDRPVRILLRSKEVLHSFFVPEFRIKQDAVPGRTIEVTFQPTRVGDMEIACAELCGVGHFAMRGDLKVMPQDEFDQWLADLYAGEADGESGEAAGEAVEAGESGESAGE
- the katG gene encoding catalase/peroxidase HPI yields the protein MDAMDNPTNGQTPAVHGSTLGKGTTNKHWWPNRLNLNLLRQHDRKSNPMDEDFDYGEEFLKLDYYALKEDLRKLMTDSQDWWPADYGHYGPLMIRMAWHAAGTYRAGDGRGGGGTGNQRFAPLNSWPDNVLLDRARRLLWPIKKKYGNKISWADLMILAGNVAMESMGVKLIGFGGGREDIWHPEEDIYWGQETEWLADERHTGDRELEKPLAATQMGLIYVNPEGPGGKPDPVASAKEIRETFARMGMNDEETVALIAGGHTFGKTHGAGDAKHVGPNPEAAPIENMGIGWVSTYGKGKGRDTIGSGLEGAWTPTPTTWDHSYFEMLFGYEWWLTKSPAGAWQWMVVDPADEHMAPDVEDPSIKVPTMMTTADMALRHDPIYEKIARRFWENPDEFAEAFARAWFKLTHRDMGPKARYLGPEVPEEDFIWQDPVPAVDYQLTDEEIEQLKAEILNSGLTVTELVMTAWAAASTYRDSDKRGGANGARIRLAPQKDWEVNEPEKLAKVLQVLETIQDRQSKPISMADLIVLGGTAAVEKAARDAGFDIKVPFTPGRGDATQEQTDEESFQVLEPIADGFRNYLKQQYTVSPEELLIDKAQLLNLTAPEMTVLIGGMRALGANYGGTKHGVFTDRVGVLTNDFFVNLLDMGTEWKPVDYNLYEGRDRQTGEVKYTATRVDLIFGANSELRAIAEVYAQDDNQEKFVRDFVKAWVKVMDADRFDVRRKKLMEKVGAGA
- the rpoD gene encoding RNA polymerase sigma factor RpoD, which produces MSKDANKLLELDEVKELLERGRQQGSLTYDEIMDVLEEVDLSEDQIEELYEQIGEQGIDLIGDVPSGTGKPDDRKSEDKRAAEDDSPMDVPEGVSIDDPVRMYLKEIGRVPLLTAEEEVELAKRIEQGDEEARRRLAEANLRLVVSIAKRYVGRGMLFLDLIQEGNMGLLKAVEKFDYRKGFKFSTYATWWIRQAITRAIADQARTIRIPVHMVETINKLIRVQRQLLQELGREPTPEEIAEQMGIDGDKVREILKIAQEPVSLETPIGEEEDSHLGDFIEDEDALAPAEVASYTLLREQLEDVLDTLTPREKRVLRLRFGLDDGRARTLEEVGQVFGVTRERIRQIEAKALRKLRHPNRSKKLQDYLD